The nucleotide sequence GGCTTATTTCTACGGACTTTGTAAAAAATGTGCGGAAAAAGCCGATTAAGATTTAAAAACTATTTATGGCATTTGGACAAAGGCGTCCAGGAAAGGAGAAATAATTATGAAATTTGTATGTCAGGTTTGCGGTTACGTTCACGAGGGAGATCAGCCACCGGAGGTATGTCCTGTATGTAAGGCACCCGCTTCTAAATTCACAGCTCAGAGCGAAGATATGGTATGGGCTGCAGAGCATGTAGTAGGTGTTGCAAAGGGTGCTCCGGATGACATTATCGAAGATCTCAGATCCAACTTTACAGGCGAGTGCTCAGAAGTTGGCATGTACCTCGCAATGAGCCGTCAGGCATACCGTGAAGGATATCCGGAAGTTGGCGATTATTATGCAAAAGCTGCATGGGAAGAGGCTGAGCATGCAGCAAAATTTGCTGAGCTTCTCGGTGAAGTCCTTACAGACTCAACAAAGAAGAATCTTCAGATGAGGGTTGATGCTGAGAACGGTGCAACTGCCGGCAAGGTTGACCTTGCAAAGAGAGCTAAGGCACTTGATCTCGATGCTATTCATGATACCGTTCATGAAATGGCTCGTGACGAGGCAAGACACGGAAAAGCTTTCAAAGGACTTCTTGATCGTTACTTTGCATAATAGAACGTGAAGCATCCTGCCTATCCGCTCTGTGCGGCGTCAAATTCCCCTATACACCGGTCAGTAACGGGCAAGGCAGGATGAAAAAATCAAAACAAAATTGACGATTTTGAGAAAATTCGGCGAAATAAAATTGACGATTTTGTGGAAATTCCGCCTGTTCCCACTCCGGCAACAAAAATATCCACCTTTCCGTCAGTCTGTTTCCAGATCTCCGGGCCTGTAGTTGCCTTATGCGCTTTCTTTTATATCTGCCATAATTTTCCTCCGTAAAACAATCATTTCTTTTTATCCTATCACTCATGTACCGCTTCGGAAACATCTTTTTGATTTTTTTATCATACATAGTCTATATTATTGAATGCAAAAAAACTTTTGTGTTAAAATATTATATATGTTCTGATCTTTTACTGACAATTGATATGAATAAGTATTTTTTATATCAATTATTCTGACAAAGGAAAAATAAATGACTGATCTTGAATTTGAAAAAAGGCTCCGTGATATAGACATGGACATACCTGATATGGATATACCGCTTGCAATCATCAAACATGAAGGCGGTGTTTTTTCCTATGTCAAATATACTGCATCTTATCTTAAAGAGCTCAATTCGATCGGATACACAACTCCCGATGAAGCCGCAGTATTTTTTAATAATAAAGAAATAGGTGCATACGACAGTTTTCTGGGCAGCGTTTTAACAAGTCTCAGAACTAATGACAGTCAGACAAAGGATTTTGTTGCCAAAGACTGCTACTGCTCTATAAAAATACTCTGCAAATATTTAGACGATGATCATAAAATAATTATCTGCCGTGCCTGGCTTATTAATCTTTCAAAATATGACCAGGAAAATTATGAAAAGGAAAATGCTCTCAGAAGCCTTTATTCTCTTTATGAACATATAAATTTTATAGACCTCAATAAAAACAAATATGAAAAGATTTATATAAATAAAAATAACCATGTTATTCAGACAAAAGGCAATAATTTTACTGAATACATCCTGAAATATGCCGATGAGTTCATACATCCGGATGAGAAAGACAAATATATCGATTATAATAAGTTAGAAAATATCAATGATCGTTTTGAAAAAACACCTAAAACCTTTGATATGACTTATTTCAGAACCCTTGATATTAACGGTGAATATGTCTGGAAATCCTATGTTTTGATCCATGCACCTGCCTATGGTGACAACTGTTATTATGAATGTGTAAGGGGCGTTGACCTGAATACAGAGCATATCCTGGTTAAGGAAAACTATATTGATCTTTTCAATAATCTTCCGGTTGCCTATTCAATATTCAGCGTAACAAAAGACAATTCAGGAAAATTGGATATAATCTGTATATATTCCAGTAAAAAAATGGCTGAATTAATGGAAATTCCTACCGAAGAAATGATTGGTAGAGATCTCGCAACTACTATTGAAAAAAGAGATTTTTGGGAAGACATTTTCAGTCGGGCCGCATTTAACGGCGAAAACATTTCTGAGATACAATATATAGCTTCGTCGCAAAAATGGATAAGGATAACTATGTCACAGGCTGCACAGAGAGGCAGATGTGCCGTTGTTTTGGAGGATATAACCCAGTCGCATATATTAAATATCAACCTCGGACGTGAACGGACAACCGATGACCTTATCATCAAATGCACCAAGCTGCTGCATGGCGGATCTTCCTTTGAAGATGCAATGAATGATGTCCTGAGTACTATAGGAAGCACCCTAAATGCCAAAAGAATATATATTCTCGAGATTGACGACGATGGATGTTATACTGAAACCTTTGAGTGGGTAAGTAATCCGAATAATTCAGTAAAACACCTGGTTCAAAAGCGCCCGGCTTCACATATGGTCGACTGGGATATAGCTTATCCCGGTGCAACAAGCATAATCATTGATGAAATTGAAAGTATTCGCCTTTTACATCCGGAAGCCTATGATAATCTTTACGATCTGGGTGTACACCGAATGATCGAGATTCCTATCATTGATAATGGTACAAAAATAGGATGTTTCGGTGCAGTAGATTATGAAGATATTGATGCCGTTGATGTAAGACAATTTCTGGAAACTCTAAGCTATTTTATTTCAGCCGAGGTGATCAGAAAGAGACTTTTAAATAATCTTGAAAAACTAAGCGTTTACGATACCCTTTGTAATGTCAAAAACAGAAATGCCATGGAGCTCAAGATTAAAAAGCTAAAAAATTCCAATGATACTGTAGGTGTTTTTTACGCAGACGCCAATGGGCTCAAAAAATTAAACGATCTTGAAGGGCACGACGCAGGAGATTCACTCCTTAAAAACATAAGTGAGATCATGAGTCATCATTTCATCAGGGATAATATCTACAGAGCCGGCGGCGATGAATTCCTGGTTATCCGTTCTGATATCACTAAAGAGGAATTTAATGAACGCTGTCAAAAAATAAAAGATGAATTCGATTCAGAAAAAGATATGGCAATAGCGACCGGATGGTATTGGAGTGATAATTCATCGGATATTACTTATATCATGAACCGGGCCGATAAATTCATGTATGAAGACAAGGCTGCTTTCTACATGACTCACGACAGAAGAAAACACCATTAATTTTTAAGAGATCTGCATCCTACAGATGCGGATCTCTTTTTTTATGATTGAAAATATAGAATTGGTATGCTATTATATTTAATTGTTAGCAGAAGCTAACAAAAAAAAAAAAAAAAAAAAAAAAAAAATACAGCATAAGAGCAAAACTTTTTTCTCTTATCTTTCCCAAATTCAACGACCGGTGGGCAACCTTTAAATGGTAAATTTATTCAGATTTTTGAAAATTTTCAAAAAGAAATGTGACCTTATCATTCTTATCTAAGCTTATATACATGCTGATCCCAGACGGAAAGCTTTTAAGCCTTTCATTAAACTTATTTCTGTTCATGAAGCACTGCATGGAATTTCCTGTAGATATCAGGTATATAGGACAATGATCCGAAAGTATATATTCTTTTACAGGAATATCTGCATCGCCTGAGGAAGCACTCGCATCATTAATATTTTCTGCATATATGACTGCCCTGTTATCTGAAACTGTTACATTTGCAGATATAGTCTTAGTTGCTTCTTCAGTTGATGCGGAAGACAATAAAGTGCGATCTCCTGTTTTTGTTATACTTCTTAAATAAAGAAAAAGCCCTTCCGAAGGTATGACTGACTCCCCTTCTGACAAAGATATAATGTAAGCTGTTGTAAAATATCTGTTTTCGCCGTTGACAACCACCGCTTCTTCTATTATCTTTGCAGCACAATTTTTTTCGTCAGTTCCGCTGCCACTTTTCCATAAAGCAGTAATGCATTTATCTCCTTAATAAACGTAAGTTTATATGTTGACATAGCCTGTCGGTTGCCTCATCTGTATGTCACATGCTGACGCATGTTCCGACAGCTGCTGGCTCCCTAATATAAAAGCTAAAATTTAAGAATATTTTTTAATAAACTCATTTACAGGAATTGGCATAGAAAACAGTTTCCCCTGCAGCAGATCTGCTCCCATTTCACTCATCTGATCCGCCATTTCCTCTGTTTCTATACCTTCT is from Lachnospiraceae bacterium C1.1 and encodes:
- a CDS encoding NADH peroxidase; translation: MMKFVCQVCGYVHEGDQPPEVCPVCKAPASKFTAQSEDMVWAAEHVVGVAKGAPDDIIEDLRSNFTGECSEVGMYLAMSRQAYREGYPEVGDYYAKAAWEEAEHAAKFAELLGEVLTDSTKKNLQMRVDAENGATAGKVDLAKRAKALDLDAIHDTVHEMARDEARHGKAFKGLLDRYFA
- a CDS encoding sensor domain-containing diguanylate cyclase; protein product: MTDLEFEKRLRDIDMDIPDMDIPLAIIKHEGGVFSYVKYTASYLKELNSIGYTTPDEAAVFFNNKEIGAYDSFLGSVLTSLRTNDSQTKDFVAKDCYCSIKILCKYLDDDHKIIICRAWLINLSKYDQENYEKENALRSLYSLYEHINFIDLNKNKYEKIYINKNNHVIQTKGNNFTEYILKYADEFIHPDEKDKYIDYNKLENINDRFEKTPKTFDMTYFRTLDINGEYVWKSYVLIHAPAYGDNCYYECVRGVDLNTEHILVKENYIDLFNNLPVAYSIFSVTKDNSGKLDIICIYSSKKMAELMEIPTEEMIGRDLATTIEKRDFWEDIFSRAAFNGENISEIQYIASSQKWIRITMSQAAQRGRCAVVLEDITQSHILNINLGRERTTDDLIIKCTKLLHGGSSFEDAMNDVLSTIGSTLNAKRIYILEIDDDGCYTETFEWVSNPNNSVKHLVQKRPASHMVDWDIAYPGATSIIIDEIESIRLLHPEAYDNLYDLGVHRMIEIPIIDNGTKIGCFGAVDYEDIDAVDVRQFLETLSYFISAEVIRKRLLNNLEKLSVYDTLCNVKNRNAMELKIKKLKNSNDTVGVFYADANGLKKLNDLEGHDAGDSLLKNISEIMSHHFIRDNIYRAGGDEFLVIRSDITKEEFNERCQKIKDEFDSEKDMAIATGWYWSDNSSDITYIMNRADKFMYEDKAAFYMTHDRRKHH